The genomic segment TTGTATGGTCCCATGGCCATCACAACTTCAAATTCGGCGGCGAGGCTCATTATCAGCAGTTCAACCACATCGTCGGGCAGACCCAGTTCCTGAACTTCAGCGGGAATGAGACAGCGGGCGCACAGGGCGTTGGCGGCGGTCTCGGATTTGCCAGCCTGATGCTGGGTTTAGCGGACAACGGCGGCGCCAACAACGTCTCCGTGAAGGCCCCGAAATGGGTATCGAACTACTATGCCTTCTTCGCCCAGGACGACTTCAAAGTCACACCCAACCTGACTCTGAATCTCGGCATGCGTTGGGATGTGGAAGTGCCACGCAAAGAGGCATATTCCCACACGTCGAATTTCAGCCCGACCGCGATCGATCCGGAGTACAACATCCCGGGAGCGCTTGTATTCGCCGATAAGTGCCACAGCTGCAATCCTCGCTGGGCTGACACGTGGTACAAGGACTTCGGTCCACGCGTAGGCTTTGCCTGGACGCCTGCATTCCTGAATCAGAAGATCGTGGTACGCGGCGGCAGCGGCATTCTCTATGGGCCGCTCGTGTATAACGACTTCGGCGGCGGTATGACGACCGGTTACACGGTAAATCCTGCGTTTCCGAGTCACAACGGCTTTGATCCGTCGTTCCAGATCGATGCCGGTATACCTGCTTATGCACCGCCTCCCAACGAGGATCCCGGCATTTATAACGGGAGCTACTTGCCCGGTTCCTATATCACCAAGAATGCTGGCCGTCCTGCGACCGTCTACAACTGGAACCTTCAGGTCCAGCAGCAACTCGCGCAGGATTTGATTGCGACGCTGGGGTACATTGGCAACCGCGCTACGAATCTGGCGTCGAACCTGCTCAACCCCAACAACATGCCCCAGAAGTATTTCTCGATGGGCGACGCGCTCTATCAGCCGTTCGTCGGTAATTCGCAGGGTGTTCAAGCGCCGTTCCCCGAATTTGTGCAGAATTGGGGCGGAAATCCGCAACTTCAGGCGGCGCTGCGGCCGTTCCCGCAGTACGACTTTATCGACCAGGGCTGCTGTCTGGAGAACGTCGGCCAGTCGAGCTTCAACGCCATGATTGCGACGGTACAGCGGCACTTCCACCAGGGGCTGAACATGCAGGTGTCTTATACCTGGGGCAAGACGTTCAGCAACTCGGATGGTGCGGTGCCCGGAGTGCATATCGGCAACAACTGGGTCCAGGACATGAACACCGACAACCTGAAGCAGGAGAAGGCTGTTTCAGTCTTCGACCTGCGGCACCAACTGGTGCTCAGCGGTCTGTACGAGCTTCCTTTTGGCAAGGGGAAAATGTGGATGAACCACGGCATCGCTGCCACGCTTCTGGGAGGCTGGGAAGTGGGTACGGTGCAGCGCATCCAATCGGGCCAGCCGATATCGTTCGGCTGCGCGTGGGGCATTCCAGGATTCCAAAACTGTATCCGCTTCAGCAGGGTGGCCAACGCCCCGCTCAAGAGCCCGGCGTATGCCAAGGGAGCCAAGCATCTGCAGCCGATCTGGCTACCGTTGACTCCTAGCGATCATGCAGACCCGAATGCCCAGTCAATGTTCAATGCAGAATTCAGCAACGTTAAACAGAACGGGTCGGACATTGCAGGAAGTACGATCGCATTCTACGACCTGAACAACAACTACAACCGTGACTGCCAGGGATCGGATCCCAAAGCGGACAAATACATCTCCTATTGCAACGGCGGGCTCGATCAGCCGTATCAGCTGCCCACTACTATGCCGCGTGTGACAGACGAGATTCGCGATCCACCGTACTTCAACAACGATCTGAGCGTTCTCAAGAAGTTTGCTTTCTATGAGAACTACACGCTCAGCATCAAGGCGGAGTTCCTGAATACGTTCAATCAGCACACCTTCGGGACTCCCGATCTGCAGCCGTACGACCTGGGCTTCGGTGTTCCGACTTACACGATCAATGGGCCCAGGAACATGCAATTGACGGCACGGTTCGTCTTCTAGAGAACTGTCTTCTGGACCCAACTTATCCCGGGGATATAGGCTTTCCTGTATCCCCGGCGCTTTCGTAACTCTCCGCCGCAAGGGGCGTTCTGTTGGTCCCTTACCGCTGCGGCATACCACCGCGCATTCCTTGTTCGAGATGGAAGCATCGGTTGTGAGGATCTTCGAATGAGAATAGGGAATGTGTGCCTTCTCAGCGCGTTTCTTCTGGCTTGCGGAGCCGCATGCGCGCAGTCAACGCCGCGAACATCCACAGACGACGCATTGCAGCGCGGCACTGAGTCCCTGCACGCGGGGCGTTTCGCCGACGCGGAGCAATGGCTTCAGCAAGCCGTGGCTTCGACCCCCGGCAATCCCGTAGCGCAAGTCGAACTGGGCGCCGCTGAATTGCGCTTGGGCAAGGCCAACGAGGCAGTGGAGCACCTCCGCAAGGCAATCGCTATCGAGCCAAACATTACAGGCGCGAACCTCTTTTTGGGTATTGCCCATGCGCAGATGCACCAGGTGGACGAGGCTGTTGCTGCGCTACGCAGGGAGACCGAGCTCAGTCCGAAAGACCCGCAGCCCTGGATGTGGCAGGGAATCGTCGAACTGCAGGACGGTCATCCGGAAAAGGCCACCGAGCCGCTAGATCGCGCCGCGGAACTGGCGCCCAACGATCTCGACATTCTGGAATATCGGGGCAAGGCGCACACTGAAGTGGCCTTCGCCAGTTACGCGCGCATGGCAGTCATCGATCCCAGCTCGTGGCACGTGCATCGCGTGCAGGGACAAATGTACTCGCAGCAGAGCCAGCACAAGGAGGCGATCGCGGAGTTCGTCGAGGCTATCAAGCTGATGCCCAACAATTCGGATCTTTATGAAGAGCTGGGCGCGGAGTATCGCAAATCGAGCCAGTTGGAACTGGCGCAGCAGGCGTATGCGAAGGAACTCGAGCTAAGCCCCAACAATCCAATCGCCATGTACAACATGGCGAAGATCGACATCGAGACCAACCGCACCGCCGAAGGCCTTGAGCTACTGCACAAGGTGGTGGCGAACTACTCAAACGTTCCCGCCACGTTTTTCTACCTTGGGCTTGGCGAGTTTGACGCTGGACACACGCAGGAAGCGCTGGCTGCGCTGGAGAAGGCGAAGGCCATGAATCCAGAGCCGGAGCTTCGCCCACGCGTTGAGTATGAGTTGTCGCGAGTGTATCGCAAGCTGGGCCGCATCGAGGATTCCAACAAGGCAGTTCACGAGTACACGCGGCTGAAAGCGCAGAACGCAAAGCTGAACCCGCAGGTGCTGTCGGCAATCTCTTCGGGCTTTGGATCGGCGGACGTGCCGGCAAGCGCGCCCGAGAAAAAAGACTGAGCGCTGTTCTCATCCGCCGCAGAGTGGAGCGCAGTGCGAAACAAGGAATATGGGTCTGGGAAGCAAGACGATGTTCGGGCGCAGTAGCTCCGTTATTTTGCACGCTCTGCTGGCAATGGCTGGACTCGCGGGTTGTTCCGGGGGAGGGGGTAGCGCGCCCATCTCTCCCCCGGGCCCTTCCGCCACCACTACCGCGCTCACTCTTTCTGCCAACGCTTTGAACGTGGGCGCATCGGTGACGCTCACCGCGCAGGTGATGTCTGGTGGTACAGCGGTCGGTTCCGGTTCTGTGAGTTTTGCCGACGGCACGACGCAACTTGGCAAAGCTACCCTGGGCGCGGACGGGAAAGGCGCGTGGTCGGGTACATTCCGCGCGGGAACGCACATGCTGACGGCAAGCTTCGGAGGCACGCCGGTGTATGCTCCCTCCGCTTCCACCGCTGCGTCATTGAGTGTGACGCAACCGACCGCACCAAGCAGCATCGCGCTGGTCCTCTCGTCTGCGCATCTAGGGCAGGGATTGCCGCTGGAAATCATCGCCACAGTCACCGGCGGCGGAAGCACAACACCGGCGCCCACTGGAACCGTGACCTACACATCAGGCTCCATCTCTCTGGGGACGGCTACCCTCGATCCGACAGGCGTGGCTAACTTCACGTCCACCCTGCTGCCCCCCGGCCAAAATCAGATCACTGCGACATACAGCGGCGACAGTGTTTATGCTTCGTCTGCTTCGGCAGCAGCAGTGGTGAACATCGAGCCGCCTGCCTCAACCGCATACAAGAATCCGCTCACGCTCAACGTGACCGGCTCGCTTACAGCCGTGAGCTGTGCAGATCCCGCCATCCTGAAGGTGCAGAATGCGGGCGCAGACACGTGGCATCTGTACTGCACGAGTGATGCGCTCTACGCGGGCGATCCGAAGACGCACTTGGTCAACCTGTTTCATTCCACTGACCTGGTCAACTGGAGCTACGACGGGGATGCCTTCGCCGCGTTGCCCTCCTGGGCCAATGTGAAGAGCTCGTCGTATTGGGCGCCTGCCGTTAGATTTCTCAACGGCAAGTATTACCTCTACTTCGCAGTGCCGGCGACAGGTCTTTCCGGCGGAGGTTCTGCCATCGGTGTGGGCACGAGTTCGAACCCTGCGGGTCCGTTTGTGGATGCCGGCGCGCCGGTGGTTGAGCCGGAACCGGCGACGAACTGCTGTGGCGGCGTCTACAGGACGACCATCGATCCCGACGTAATAGAGGATGCTGCCGGCCAGAAGTACATCCTGTTTGGCGGTTTCATGGGTGGCCTGTATGTTCGCAAGCTGTCCGCAGATGGGCTCACTTCAGATAAGGCGAGTGAAGTGGAGGTCGCGGTGGACAACCGCTATGAGGGCGGTAACTGGGTTCTGCACGACGGCTACTACTACTTATTCGCTTCATCGACAAACTGTTGCAACGGTCCGCTCACTGGCTACGGCGTCTTCGTCGGAAGATCGAAGAGTCCCATGGGACCTTATGTAGACGCGCAGGGTATTGCAATGAGCGCAGTGAACCCCGGTGGCACACCCGTCCTGACCATGAACGGCAACACAGTGGTGGGGCCAGGCGGCAACGTGATTTTTTCTGACGAAACCGGACAGGACTACATCCTTTATCACGGAATCCTTTCGGCCAGTCCCTACTACGCAGGCTCGGTCAGCTACAACGCGCGCCCGGCCTTCCTCGAAGCAATTGATTGGATCAACGGCTGGCCGGTGGCGCGAGGGGGCTTCGGGCCGTCCGATGATGCTGCGCCGCAGCCCATGCCCGCTGCACAGCCTGGACAAACGAACGCCTACGCGAGCTCTCCGGCGAAGCAGGACCTTCCTCGTGCACAGTTAACAGCCGCATCGGATGACTTCAGCGTTTCCACTCTGAGTGCGCAATGGTCGTTTGTGCACGGCACGCCCAATTACGCAATAAGCGCCAATGGCTACCAGGTCAGCTCCGTAGCAGCGGACCCAGTAGCCAATATGCCTGGCGTCCCAATGGCGTGCGAAGCCGCCCCAACGGGCGACTACATGACCGAAACGAAGCTCGACTTCGACCTGCCGGCCGCCGGCAAGGGTCCCGATTTCGCGCAGGCGGGGCTCCTGATCTATGGAGACGACGCGAACTTTCTGCGCGCCGATATCTACAACAACAACGACACCCGCCAGGTGGAGTTCATCAACGCCGAGACTGCCGAGCATCCGGGCTATCCCACGTGGGGTGGGTCGAACCTGGGCTCGGTGGCGATCGGCGCACAGGTCACCGCGTGGCTGCGCATCGTCAAACGCAACGTAAATGGCGAGTCCCACTACACCGGGTACAGCAGTGCCGATGGTGCCACGTGGATCCAGGGCGCCACCTGGGTGCATTCGCTGGGAGCCGCGGAAAAGCTCTGCATGTACGCCGGTAACCAGACCGGACACACGGGAACATTTCACTACGTGCACGTCTCGACGGTCGAATAGTGTCGAGCAGATTCACGGGAGAACGAGGCAAGGTGAGGAAAGCGATTCAATTAGGTCTCGGGCTGGCATGCGCGATTGCGGCGCAGGCGCAGGTGACGGTGGATAAGCCAATTCCGCAGGTGGTGCAGGTCGAGGTAAACGCGGCGCAAAAAGTCGGCCAGCCGATTCCGCGCACTATCTTTGGCTCGTTTCTCGAACCGATCGGAAACTCCACCTACAACGGATTGTGGGCCGAGCTTCTGCAGAATCCCAGCTTCGAAGCCGGCCTCTGGACTCCGGCGAAGATCGAAGAGATGCTGCGCGAGCGCCCGGAACTGCGTCGTGCCGGCGATCTCGCCATCCCGTTGCCGTGGGAGCCGCTGAATGCGGGACAGGGGAACCGCTATGAAATTCGCGCCGGAGATGCCGCAAACTCCTGGCAATCACTGATGGTCATAGGGGTGCCCGGCGAGCCCACCGGCATCAAGCAGATGGTTTACCTGCCCGTTCATCGCACGCGCGACTTTCAAGGCAGTTTCTATGCACGGCATCTGGGCGGGGCTTCCAGAATTACCGTGTCACTTCGGCTGCATGATCAAAATGAGATCCTCGCTTCGCAGGACCTGGATGTAAGCAACACAGGCGATTGGAAGAAGTACACCTTCGCGCTGCAGATCCCCGAGGACAAGCTCCACCGCCTCGATCCCGCTGATTTCGTGGTGCAACTCGATGACGACGAACGCGTGGAACTGGACCAGTTCTCGCTTATGCCCGCGGATGCCCTGGATGGCCTCGATCCCGACGAAGTCGCGATGGCGAAAGCCCTGCACTCGCCCCTGGTGCGCTTTGGCGGTAACTTTACATCGTCTTACCACTGGACCGACGGTATTGGCCCGCGCGACAAGCGGCGAAACATGCTCAACAACTCGTGGGGGATTCCCGAGTACAACACTTTCGGCACCGATGAGTTCCTCGCGTTCTGCCGCGCCATCGGCGCGCAGCCGCAGATTGCGCTGAACCTCGGTAGCGGCACGCCGGAAGAAGCGGCGTCATGGGTGCGCTATGTTGATGAGCACTGGACCACGCACTCGGGCCTTTTGTGGGAGCTGGGCAACGAACTGTGGGGCAATTGGAATCTGGGCTGGCCCACCAAAGGGCAGCTGGCGCAGAGAACCCTGGACTTCTCAAAAGCCATTCGCGGAGTCGATCCAACGGCGCGCCTCATTGCCACTGGAGGCGATCCCGAGGTTTTCCACGATTGGAACGCGATCCAACTCACGATTCCGCCGGGCACATTCGACTATTTGTCTACTCACTTCGTTGTGGGCACCAGCAACGTGAAGCTGAAGAACGCCTCGCCTGACTTCGTGCAGCAAGCTGCGCTCGCCATGCCCATCGAACTTGAGCGTAAGCTGCAGGAAGATCAGCAGCAGATTGACTCAACTCCCGGTTACGCAGGCAAAGTGCATATCGCGTTCACCGAGTGGTTGTTCATCGGCGATCGCCGCAGCGCGCCCAACTTCACTAACACGAGCGGGGCGCTCATCACAGGCGGCTTCCTCAATATGCTTATGCGGAACTCAGGCACGGTTCCTATCTCCGACATGACAGGCATCATGGAATTTGCCGGTATCTGGAAAAAGCGCAGCCAGGTCTTTGGCACGCCGGCTTACTACGTACTGAAGATGTACGCGAACGCTGATGCCGCGCAACCGGTCACTGTCAAGGCCGACTCCGGTGCTTATTCCGTGAAGCAGGGCGTGGATCGCCTGCCGGAGATCGCGGCTGTGCCGTACCTCGACGTCGTAGCGCTTCTCAGCGAGGACGGCCGCAAGCTCACGCTTTTTTGCGTGAACCGCAGCCTGCAAACAGACATTACTGCCAAGCTGCATCTGGATGGCTTTGCCGCTGCCCGAAAGGCCAACGTGCAGGTTCTAAGTTCGGACCTGCTGACGGATGCGAACGACGAAATCGACCCTGACAAGGTGACTCCAATCGACAGTATGGAAACGATACCGGCGGGTGAATGGAGCCGTGTCTTTCCGCACGCCAGCGTAACGGTCATCGGGATCGAGCGCAAATAAGGAGGGCTGAGTCGGGATGGTAAAGAAGGAAAGGACGGCCCCGGTGAAACATCGTTTAATCATGAGCTGCTTGTGGCTTTTAGGCTGCGTTGCCCTGCTCTCCATCTGCTGCAGCTTCCTCGTTTCTGCGTCCACGCAGGAGACCCGTTGGACCGCGGAGCGCGCCAATCAGTGGTATGCGCAACAGCCTTGGCTGGTGGGATCAAACTTCCTTCCGTCGAATGCGGTCAATGAACTGGAGATGTGGCAGGCCGATACATTCGACCCGGCGGAGATCGATCGCGAACTCGGCTGGGCTGAACAGCTCGGCATGAACACCATGCGCGTCTTCCTGCACAACCTTCCATGGGAACAGGATGCGAAGGGGTTCCAGAAGCGTATCGACCAGTTTCTCGCAATCTCTGCGAAACACCACATCCGCCCTGTCTTCGTGCTGTTCGACTCGTGCTGGGATCCGAATCCGAAGCTTGGACCGCAGAGACCTCCGATTCCCGGCGTGCACAATTCGGGGTGGGTGCAGGCTCCGGGCAAAGCTGGGCTGATGGATGCCGCGCAGTATCCAAAGCTGCAGGCTTATGTGCAGGGAGTTGTCGGCGCATTCGCGCACGATGATCGCATCCTTGCGTGGGATGTGTGGAACGAGCCAGATAACAACAACGACTCGTCTTATGGAAAGCTCGAGCCGGCCAACAAGCGCGATCTCGTATTGGCGCTGTTGCCGCAGGTGTTCGCCTGGGCGCGCGCCGCGCAACCAATACAGCCTCTCACCAGCGGAGTATGGACCGGCGACTGGTCATCGATCGACAAGATGTCGCCGATGGCGCGGGTCCAGATTCAGGAGTCGGATGTGATTACGTTCCACAACTATGGCTGGCCGGAGGAATTCGCCGCGCGCGTGGAACAATTGCAGCAGTTTCATCGGCCAATCATCTGCACGGAGTACATGGCGCGCGGCGCAGGCAGCACGTTTGACACAATCCTGCCGCTGGCGAAAAAAGAAAATGTTGGCGCTATCAACTGGGGCCTCGTAAAGGGACGCAGCCAGACGTATCTCCCTTGGGATTCGTGGCAGCATCCCTATATCAACGAGACCCCGCCGGTCTGGTTCCACGACGTGTTCTACGAGGATGGAACACCGTATCGCGCGCGCGAGGCGCAGATCATACGCGAGGCCACTGGCAAGCAGCAGCCGAGCACAGGTCAGGAATAGGCGCGTGCAATGCTGCCTTTGTTAGGCTGGTAGCGAACGATTTGTAGATCGGAATATCCATTCGCCGACGGCACGATTGCGGCGGTCGGGAACCTCTATCGATGCAAACAATGCGACAGAAACACGCGGTCGGCGCATGGATTGTGCTTCTCTGCGCCGTCGCATTTGCGGCTTTCAACACAGCCTCGGCACAGGCACCCGCAACTGAGGGTCAGCGGCCGGGGCGCTTCATTGATGCAACGGAGAAATCCGGGATCAAGTTTCAGCACCAGGCGCCGCACACTTCGCGTAAGTACCTCATCGAGACGATGGGCTCCGGTGTGGCGCTTTTTGACTGTGATAACGATGGCCGCCTCGACATTTTCTTTCCCAATGGCGCGCCTTACACCGATCCCACGCCCAAGGGCTTCATCCCGCAAAAGGCTGGACCGCAAGACTGGAACCGGATGTTCCGCCAAAAAACCGACGGCACGTTTGAAGACATCACGGAAAAGGCCGGCCTGAAGGGTGTGGGCTATAGCATGGGCGTGGCCGTTGCCGATTACGACAACGATGGCAACGAAGACCTGTTTATCACGGGTTATGGCGGCAATCGCCTGTATCACAATAGCGGGAACTGCACGTTCACTGATGTCACGGAACAGACCGGCGTGGGCGGCAGCGGATGGTCGAGCTCCGCTACCTGGGCCGACCTGGACAACGATGGCCTGCTAGACCTCGTGGTAGCGCGCTACGTCGAGTGGGATTGGAACGACCTCTGGTGCGGCGAGCATCGCGAAGGATATCGCGGCTATTGCCACCCCGACGTCTTCCAGCCCATCAGCATGCTGGTCTATCACAACGAAGGCCACGGCCGTTTCACGGAGGTCGCGCACAAACTCGGTCTCGATGTTCCCGCCAAGGCGCTGGGCGTCGCCATTGCCGACTACGACCAGGATGGCCGCATCGATCTCTTCGTCGCCAACGACTCCATGCCGGAGTTCCTTTTCCATCAGAAGAAAGACGGAACGTTCGAGGAAGTTGGTCTCGAGAGCGAAGTAGCGGTTAACTCCGAGGGCAAAACGTACGCCGGAATGGGCGTTGACTTTGCCGACTATAACAACGATGGCTGGCCAGACCTGGTCATCACCGACCTCGCCAACCAGCGATATGCGCTCTATCGCAACCTGGGCGACAGCACATTCGACTACGCCAGCTTCACTTCCGGCCTGGGCGGCATGACCATGCTCCACTCGGGCTGGAGCCTGCGCTTCCTGGACTACGACAACGATGGCTGGAAGGACCTGCTCATCGCACAGGGGCACGACCTCGACACGATCGAGAAGAGCTTTCCGCAGCTGCACTATCGCGAACCGATGATGCTAGCGCGCAACACCGGCAAGAGGTTTGTTGACGTTTCGGGAGTCTCCTCGGAGATCTTCCACGATGCATGGGTGGGCCGGGGCATGGCCATTGGCGACATCAACAATGACGGCCGCATCGATGCCGTTGTGTCGACGAACGGCGGCGCCCCGCACCTCCTGCTGAACATGACCGAGACATCGAATCACTGGATCACGCTGAAGCTCGTCGGCCACAAGAGCAATCGCGACGCCATCGGCGCACAAGTGAAGTTGACTACGAAGCTCGGAAGCCAGTGGGCCACGGTGACTACGTCGAGCGGCTACATGTCCGCCAGCGACCCGCGTCTGCATTTTGGTCTGGGCACCGCGGCTGCCATCGACCGCATCGAGATCCGCTGGCCCAGCGGCATTCAGCAGGTGCTTACGGACCAGGTAGCTGATCGGCAGATCACTATTGAGGAATCCGCGCAATCGAACAGCACTACCCCGGCCGCGGCCGCAGACAGGCCCGCACCGTAGCCGCTACTCATGGCTGTGCGACGCATATAGCTTCTGGCTCAGCGCGAACTCCTGCTGCGCGCGCTCCGTTTGTCCTGCCTGGCGCAGCGCGCGGCCGAGTTCATAGTGCGTTTTCGGATCCGACGGCCCCAGTCGTGCGGCGATTTCCAGCTCGGCGATTCCGTCTTTGAGTTCGTGGCTTCCAATCAGCGCGCGACCCAGTTTCTGGTGGCACGCTGCGCAGTTTGGCTGAATATGCGCCGCGGTGCGAAGAGGTTCGACTGACTCCTGCGCGCGCCCGTGATCCAGCAGAAATCCGCCGTAATCCAGGAACGGCCATTCATCCGTGCCATCCTTATCGGCCCATGAAGCCGCTATGCGAAGTGCTTCTTCGGCCCGGTCGGGCTGGTTCGTCGCGTCGAAGACGAGACCGAGATTCTCCTGGGCTTTCAGATTTTTCGGCTCAAGGGCAAGAACGTGCGCAAACATGCGCTCCGCATCGAGATAGCGATCCCGGCTAAAATAGCAGCGGCCGAGTGAATAAAGAACACGGACGTTGGCAGGATCCATGCGCACGGCGCGCTCGAGCCAGCGAATGGCATCGTCGTAGTCATTGAGCAGCACATAGTCAAGAGCGACGGAACGGATCTCCTCGGCGACAGGTGTGCGAAGCTGTGCGGCGTGCGTGTACGCGTCAAGCGATTCATGCGCCTTTCCCTCCTGGAGCAACAGGAGGGCGAGAGAGTACACCGGATTTGCATCGTTGGGCCGTTGCGTGATCTGTGCGCGTAGTTCAGCTTCCTTCCGTGCAAAGGCCGGTGCGACAGTTCGGCCTTCCTCGGCGGAGTAGGGGGCGGTGACGGCCCGAGGTTCTTTCGATGGGCCATCGACCTGCGAGAAGGCAGGTGTATGAAACAGAGAGAGAGCAATCACTACGGCGATGGAAGCTACCGTCGCGCCTAGTGATCGCATGAGAAGAGATTTCATGATGCCCTGAGTTTTTCTCTACTCGATCATACGCCGCATTGCTGCAGTTTTGCCTTCATCATAGCCGGGCTTGGCTCACCATGATGGGATTAGAGAAGGCCGCCTAAGAGCGGCCTTTTCTATTTCTGATGACCAGGCTACTTCACCTGCAGTGTGACTGGCGTCGTGCGTATTGTTGATCCCGAGGTTCCGCTGATCGTGATGGTATAGGTCCCCTTGGGTGTACCGAACAGGCCGAACAGGCCGGCTGAGGTGCTGATACTAAGCGTGGTACTTGCTGATCCGGTGCCGGGCGTCAACGACGTGCTTGTGAACGTGCACGAAGACGCAGACGGCAAGTTCGAGCACGCGAGCTTGACAGCCGAGTTGAAACTCCCTCCCAGCGCGCTCACAGTGATCGTGTAAGTTGCTTTGCCGCCGGCCGTGACAGTCGCACTCGAAGGCGAAGCTGAAAGCGCAAAATCGACGCCCGTGCCCGTCAGCGATGTAGACTGCGAACTCCCGCCAGTCGAATCATCGCTCACGGTCAGCGTGCCGGTTCGAGTTCCAGCCGCTGTTGGCTTGAACGTGACACTCACAGTGCAACTGCTGTTGGCCGCCAAGGTCGAAGAGCAGGTGGTTGTTTTGGCGAAATCGCCGGTCACGGCGATGCTGGTGATATGCAGGGTTGCGTTCCCCGTATTGCTGAGAGTGACACTCTGTGAACTGCTGGTCGAACCAATCGCGAGAGCAGCGAAGGTGAGAGAAGCAGGTGAGAGCGAAGCAACCGGTCCGGTTCCCGTGCCTGAGAGCGAAACGGACGGCGGTGTTCCGGGTGCGTTGCTGTTCACCGTCACCGTGCCTGCCCGGGTGCCGCGCGCGGTTGGCGTGAAGGTGACGCTGATCGTGCAGGTGGAATTGATCGCCAGAGTATTGGTTCCAGTTGGACAGTTGCTGGTTTGCGCGAAGTCTCCGGCGTTCGTCCCGCCAATCACGATGCCGCTGATCTTCAGGGGCGCCGTTCCGATGCTCTTCACGGTGATCGTCTGCGCTGTACTCTTTATCCCAACAACCTGGTTGCTATAAGTCAGGCTGGATGGGGTCAGCGTGAGGTTGGCGGCAGTCGCGGATCCGCTCAGGGACACGTTTTGCGCGTGCGTCGGAGCATTATCAGAAATCGCGATGATAGCGCTGCGGGTGCCGCTCGCGGCTGGAGAGAAGGTGACGTTGATTGTGCAGGTAGCGTTGATCGCCAGCGTATTCGATCCGGTTGGGCAGTTGTTGGTTTGAGCGAAATCACCCGGGTTCGTCCCGCTCAGCGTAATGCTGCTGATACTCAAGGGGGCGGTTCCGGTGCTCTTCACCGTGATGGTCTGCGCGGTGCTGCTGGTGCCCACAACCTGGCTGCTGTAGGTCAGGCTGGTTGGCGTGACCGTAACGCCGGCCGCAGCGCCTGATCCACTCAGGGGAACGGTCTGCGTGCCGGTCGTGTCATTATCGGTGATCACCAGCGCGGCGCTTCGGGCACCCGTCGCGCCAGGAGTGAATGTGATGTTGATTGTGCAGGAGGTATTGACGCCCAGCGTGTTCGATCCGGTCGGGCAATTGCCGGTCTGGGCAAAATCCCCGCTGTTCGTCCCGCTCACGGCGATGCTGCTGATGGTCAGAGGAGCCGCTCCCTGATTACTCAGCGTGACGGTCTGGGCGGCGCTGGTTGTACCCACACCCTGGTTGCCAAACACCAGGCTAGTCGGATTCAAAATTG from the Occallatibacter riparius genome contains:
- a CDS encoding family 43 glycosylhydrolase, yielding MAGLAGCSGGGGSAPISPPGPSATTTALTLSANALNVGASVTLTAQVMSGGTAVGSGSVSFADGTTQLGKATLGADGKGAWSGTFRAGTHMLTASFGGTPVYAPSASTAASLSVTQPTAPSSIALVLSSAHLGQGLPLEIIATVTGGGSTTPAPTGTVTYTSGSISLGTATLDPTGVANFTSTLLPPGQNQITATYSGDSVYASSASAAAVVNIEPPASTAYKNPLTLNVTGSLTAVSCADPAILKVQNAGADTWHLYCTSDALYAGDPKTHLVNLFHSTDLVNWSYDGDAFAALPSWANVKSSSYWAPAVRFLNGKYYLYFAVPATGLSGGGSAIGVGTSSNPAGPFVDAGAPVVEPEPATNCCGGVYRTTIDPDVIEDAAGQKYILFGGFMGGLYVRKLSADGLTSDKASEVEVAVDNRYEGGNWVLHDGYYYLFASSTNCCNGPLTGYGVFVGRSKSPMGPYVDAQGIAMSAVNPGGTPVLTMNGNTVVGPGGNVIFSDETGQDYILYHGILSASPYYAGSVSYNARPAFLEAIDWINGWPVARGGFGPSDDAAPQPMPAAQPGQTNAYASSPAKQDLPRAQLTAASDDFSVSTLSAQWSFVHGTPNYAISANGYQVSSVAADPVANMPGVPMACEAAPTGDYMTETKLDFDLPAAGKGPDFAQAGLLIYGDDANFLRADIYNNNDTRQVEFINAETAEHPGYPTWGGSNLGSVAIGAQVTAWLRIVKRNVNGESHYTGYSSADGATWIQGATWVHSLGAAEKLCMYAGNQTGHTGTFHYVHVSTVE
- a CDS encoding alpha-L-arabinofuranosidase C-terminal domain-containing protein — encoded protein: MRKAIQLGLGLACAIAAQAQVTVDKPIPQVVQVEVNAAQKVGQPIPRTIFGSFLEPIGNSTYNGLWAELLQNPSFEAGLWTPAKIEEMLRERPELRRAGDLAIPLPWEPLNAGQGNRYEIRAGDAANSWQSLMVIGVPGEPTGIKQMVYLPVHRTRDFQGSFYARHLGGASRITVSLRLHDQNEILASQDLDVSNTGDWKKYTFALQIPEDKLHRLDPADFVVQLDDDERVELDQFSLMPADALDGLDPDEVAMAKALHSPLVRFGGNFTSSYHWTDGIGPRDKRRNMLNNSWGIPEYNTFGTDEFLAFCRAIGAQPQIALNLGSGTPEEAASWVRYVDEHWTTHSGLLWELGNELWGNWNLGWPTKGQLAQRTLDFSKAIRGVDPTARLIATGGDPEVFHDWNAIQLTIPPGTFDYLSTHFVVGTSNVKLKNASPDFVQQAALAMPIELERKLQEDQQQIDSTPGYAGKVHIAFTEWLFIGDRRSAPNFTNTSGALITGGFLNMLMRNSGTVPISDMTGIMEFAGIWKKRSQVFGTPAYYVLKMYANADAAQPVTVKADSGAYSVKQGVDRLPEIAAVPYLDVVALLSEDGRKLTLFCVNRSLQTDITAKLHLDGFAAARKANVQVLSSDLLTDANDEIDPDKVTPIDSMETIPAGEWSRVFPHASVTVIGIERK
- a CDS encoding cellulase family glycosylhydrolase, whose product is MSCLWLLGCVALLSICCSFLVSASTQETRWTAERANQWYAQQPWLVGSNFLPSNAVNELEMWQADTFDPAEIDRELGWAEQLGMNTMRVFLHNLPWEQDAKGFQKRIDQFLAISAKHHIRPVFVLFDSCWDPNPKLGPQRPPIPGVHNSGWVQAPGKAGLMDAAQYPKLQAYVQGVVGAFAHDDRILAWDVWNEPDNNNDSSYGKLEPANKRDLVLALLPQVFAWARAAQPIQPLTSGVWTGDWSSIDKMSPMARVQIQESDVITFHNYGWPEEFAARVEQLQQFHRPIICTEYMARGAGSTFDTILPLAKKENVGAINWGLVKGRSQTYLPWDSWQHPYINETPPVWFHDVFYEDGTPYRAREAQIIREATGKQQPSTGQE